In Nitrospirota bacterium, a genomic segment contains:
- the priA gene encoding primosomal protein N': MVSPQAATPHTEPEPLFADVIVPRHLAGPFTYIVPLTLQPTIRIGHRVLVPFGRSLLQGAVIALSQTLPQSLDRARIKEIRSLIQEEAPTDVSSRLFQLSRQVAEQYAAPWGQCLRLMLPPAPKKRSQDQPLISTAPFVPPVRQTDQSNPGITAPFIPDTSTSWAGPLFEALRCQGPSRILVQASWGGRLRLLQDAIRLTLDQRKSALIIVGEAERAQWIRDSICDHETGISPVCFHSGLSDQVKAEIWDRIHRQIVRVVVGTRSAIFLPLAAIGVIWVEGEEDAALKEAQEPRYHARDVAWLRAQDEQAVLVLSSSHPSLETRAAVGQRGVVVRQSIPREERPTVQVVDLRDHGHSAVLSQPLAQAIEQAISRRAGVLLFLNRKGYAGALVCRDCGLVPRCPACRVALMYSRQAGRLRCSYCGSSAPIPETCVSCSGPRMQLIGEGTERVEEDAKRLFPRAAVIRLDGDTLRRPAQAEALWRKIEHGEWDILVGTQLLLRRVALPRMGLVGIVQADAGLSMPDFRSAERTYHLLLDAISLADSATNGGQVIVQTYLSSHHAIQAVAQNEESIFLREELSYRQALGYPPTVYLIALLVSGSDEKMVRDAAAAWVVRLTACSAPSVARPVAADNVPSTAESIGRPDRLTVLGPVPSPVSRLRGRYRWQILVKSLDREVGVEAVRVTVKDMERTYQRRSVKFDIDVDPIEEW, translated from the coding sequence ATGGTTTCGCCTCAAGCAGCCACTCCGCACACAGAACCAGAACCCCTGTTCGCAGACGTCATTGTCCCGCGGCACCTGGCAGGCCCCTTCACCTACATCGTGCCCCTGACACTCCAACCGACAATACGCATCGGACATCGAGTGCTTGTGCCCTTCGGACGGTCGCTCCTCCAAGGAGCGGTGATCGCCCTTTCACAGACGCTTCCTCAGAGCCTCGATCGCGCGCGCATCAAGGAGATCCGCTCGCTCATCCAGGAGGAGGCTCCAACAGATGTGTCATCTCGCCTGTTTCAACTCTCACGGCAAGTGGCCGAACAGTATGCCGCGCCCTGGGGACAATGTCTCAGGCTCATGCTACCTCCGGCACCCAAAAAGCGCTCGCAGGATCAGCCGTTGATCTCGACAGCACCCTTTGTTCCACCAGTCAGACAGACTGATCAGAGCAACCCCGGCATCACGGCACCATTCATTCCTGACACCTCAACATCTTGGGCCGGACCCCTGTTCGAAGCGCTGAGATGCCAAGGACCGTCCAGGATCCTGGTACAGGCTTCCTGGGGCGGTCGGTTGAGGCTGTTGCAGGATGCCATTCGCCTGACGCTCGACCAAAGAAAGTCGGCCCTCATCATCGTCGGCGAAGCCGAGCGGGCCCAGTGGATTAGAGACTCGATCTGCGATCACGAGACAGGCATCTCCCCGGTCTGTTTCCATAGCGGTCTCTCGGATCAGGTGAAAGCCGAGATCTGGGACCGGATCCATCGGCAGATCGTTCGAGTGGTTGTGGGGACCAGGTCAGCCATCTTTCTCCCATTGGCTGCGATCGGAGTGATTTGGGTCGAAGGCGAAGAAGATGCCGCGCTGAAAGAAGCTCAAGAGCCACGGTACCATGCGCGGGACGTAGCATGGTTGAGGGCGCAAGATGAACAGGCTGTGCTGGTCCTCAGCTCTTCCCATCCATCTCTGGAGACCAGAGCAGCTGTGGGGCAACGCGGAGTCGTTGTACGTCAGTCCATACCGCGTGAAGAGCGACCGACTGTCCAGGTTGTTGATTTGCGCGATCACGGCCACAGCGCGGTGTTGAGTCAGCCGCTCGCTCAGGCCATCGAGCAGGCAATCAGTCGCCGAGCCGGCGTCCTCTTGTTTCTCAACCGGAAGGGCTATGCGGGCGCCCTCGTTTGTCGTGACTGCGGCCTGGTTCCCCGCTGCCCTGCCTGTCGCGTGGCACTGATGTATTCGCGTCAGGCAGGACGCCTGCGCTGCTCCTACTGCGGGAGCAGCGCGCCAATCCCAGAAACCTGCGTCTCCTGTTCCGGTCCTCGCATGCAGTTGATCGGGGAGGGAACAGAGCGGGTGGAAGAGGATGCGAAACGGTTGTTTCCTCGCGCGGCAGTGATTCGGCTTGATGGAGATACCCTGCGACGGCCGGCGCAAGCCGAGGCTCTCTGGCGGAAGATCGAGCACGGTGAGTGGGATATCCTCGTCGGGACACAACTGTTGCTGCGGCGGGTGGCCCTCCCGAGGATGGGCCTAGTCGGGATTGTGCAAGCTGATGCAGGACTCAGCATGCCTGATTTCCGATCCGCGGAACGTACCTATCATCTCCTCCTCGATGCGATCAGTCTCGCCGATTCTGCAACGAATGGCGGACAAGTGATCGTGCAGACCTACCTGTCATCTCATCATGCGATTCAGGCTGTGGCTCAGAACGAGGAATCCATCTTCTTAAGGGAGGAGCTGTCCTATCGGCAAGCATTGGGGTATCCTCCTACGGTATATCTGATTGCCCTCCTCGTATCGGGGTCCGATGAGAAAATGGTTCGCGACGCTGCCGCCGCATGGGTGGTTCGGCTCACCGCCTGTTCTGCACCGTCTGTGGCCAGACCGGTTGCTGCGGACAATGTCCCTTCGACAGCTGAATCGATCGGTCGGCCCGACCGCCTCACTGTTCTGGGACCAGTTCCTTCTCCTGTGTCGAGACTCCGTGGGCGATATCGGTGGCAAATCCTCGTGAAGTCGCTCGACCGTGAAGTGGGTGTCGAAGCGGTGCGAGTGACGGTCAAAGACATGGAACGGACTTATCAACGCAGATCCGTCAAGTTCGATATCGATGTCGATCCGATCGAAGAGTGGTAG
- a CDS encoding OmpA family protein: MANYSMKHVVSLMVWSLATPLIPLAWGADNLDSIRFGEKALAYSSGSIQQSTPQDGFVNVITGDNQTTGDHMILGSRDVLYLRLNHPSDAALGDLFTIYRRTHKVFHPATGQYLGHLVNRLAVVEVSQIDQELTTVQVIRAYAAVSPGDPVMRFVLPADEEAAVDQPSAGNMEGRVVDFQSNMGTMNLVAQRNVVYLDRGREDGIRPGDRMKVIRTGGSLPQRVVGELKILSTEDRTATALITKSTSRILKGDRFSRVAVPAAEVIPVSQTPRQSLTVSPTEAPSPSKFRVQNAAGETRISLSDFMKQIRFESGEATIKSEGYTVLDQLIAYLKTAAGDQWIRVEGHADNMEIGPSLQSLYHTNWDLSKARARAVLRYLNEKGGIDSVKLSSVGYGDTKPLASNATEVGRQQNRRVDIVLSPPESPAEKSGPAAKSAETGNNGSILSRLSPTEGSTPISPTNTITPAASADPSIVAPSSVPGNPASTSISPSVGQSSSDRKSNDSVAPLQ; this comes from the coding sequence ATGGCTAACTATTCAATGAAACATGTCGTCTCCCTGATGGTCTGGAGCTTAGCCACACCGCTCATTCCTCTGGCCTGGGGAGCAGACAATCTCGATTCGATCAGATTCGGAGAAAAGGCTTTGGCCTATTCATCCGGCTCCATCCAGCAGTCGACTCCACAGGATGGGTTCGTGAATGTGATAACCGGCGACAATCAGACAACCGGAGATCACATGATATTGGGAAGCCGGGATGTCCTCTACCTCCGGCTGAACCATCCCAGCGATGCCGCCCTAGGAGATCTTTTCACTATCTACAGACGAACGCACAAGGTATTCCATCCGGCCACCGGCCAATACCTCGGTCATCTAGTTAATCGGCTCGCAGTGGTTGAGGTCAGCCAAATTGATCAGGAGCTGACCACTGTTCAGGTCATTCGGGCCTACGCAGCTGTATCGCCTGGTGATCCGGTGATGAGATTCGTACTTCCGGCCGACGAGGAAGCAGCAGTGGACCAGCCCTCTGCCGGTAATATGGAAGGGCGAGTTGTGGACTTTCAATCCAACATGGGGACAATGAACCTTGTGGCACAAAGGAACGTCGTGTACCTGGACCGGGGACGGGAAGATGGGATCAGACCGGGGGATCGAATGAAGGTAATCCGGACCGGAGGGAGTCTTCCCCAGCGAGTCGTGGGTGAATTAAAAATCCTGTCCACGGAAGACCGAACCGCCACAGCCTTGATTACAAAATCAACCTCCCGCATTCTCAAGGGTGATCGCTTCAGTAGGGTCGCGGTTCCTGCTGCTGAGGTCATCCCGGTCTCTCAAACGCCCCGGCAGTCACTAACTGTGTCTCCAACTGAGGCTCCTTCCCCAAGCAAGTTTCGCGTACAGAATGCTGCTGGCGAAACTCGCATCAGTCTCAGTGACTTCATGAAGCAGATTCGGTTTGAATCCGGCGAAGCCACAATCAAGTCCGAGGGCTATACGGTACTCGATCAACTCATTGCGTACCTCAAGACCGCTGCCGGTGATCAGTGGATTCGAGTCGAGGGTCATGCGGATAACATGGAAATCGGCCCTTCGCTCCAGTCGCTCTACCACACGAATTGGGACTTGTCGAAAGCTCGGGCTAGAGCTGTCCTTCGCTACTTGAACGAGAAAGGCGGGATCGATTCGGTGAAACTGTCATCGGTTGGCTATGGCGATACAAAGCCGCTTGCCAGCAATGCGACAGAAGTCGGTCGACAGCAGAACCGTCGTGTGGATATCGTACTCTCTCCGCCCGAATCACCCGCAGAAAAGTCTGGACCGGCGGCAAAGTCAGCTGAGACCGGCAACAATGGATCCATCTTGTCCCGTCTCAGCCCAACGGAAGGCAGCACCCCCATCTCTCCAACGAACACGATAACCCCAGCGGCTTCAGCAGATCCATCCATCGTAGCGCCCTCATCTGTCCCTGGAAATCCTGCCTCAACGTCCATTTCGCCCTCAGTTGGCCAGAGCAGTTCAGACCGGAAATCCAATGATTCTGTAGCCCCTCTCCAGTAG
- the ndhC gene encoding NADH-quinone oxidoreductase subunit A, which yields MSGFELLSEYLTHYFPILFFVVVALFFGIWSLVISYLVQPKYPEPEKLSSYECGSEPFSDARMPFPVRYYIFAMLFVIFDIEVIFLYPWAVVFTKIELIGLIEMLVFIGLFLVAYVYAWRKGALEWD from the coding sequence ATGAGCGGCTTTGAGTTACTCTCCGAGTATCTGACCCACTACTTTCCGATCTTGTTCTTTGTTGTGGTTGCGCTGTTTTTTGGCATCTGGTCGCTGGTTATCAGTTATCTGGTCCAGCCGAAATATCCAGAGCCGGAAAAGCTCTCTTCCTATGAGTGCGGATCAGAGCCATTTTCAGATGCTCGAATGCCTTTCCCGGTTCGATATTACATTTTCGCGATGCTCTTTGTTATTTTCGATATTGAGGTCATCTTTTTGTATCCATGGGCAGTGGTCTTCACGAAGATTGAGTTGATCGGATTGATTGAAATGCTGGTCTTCATCGGATTGTTTTTGGTGGCCTATGTCTATGCTTGGCGCAAGGGGGCTCTGGAATGGGACTGA
- a CDS encoding NADH-quinone oxidoreductase subunit B: protein MGLIQIGRHSKDSAPDIVTTTVEKAVNWARKGSLWPMTFGLACCAIEMIAAVSSRYDMDRYGAGVFRASPRQSDLMLVAGTVCRRMAPVIRKLYDQMPEPKYVIAMGSCATSGNIYDSYSVVQGVDRFVPVDIYVPGCPPTPEALFDGILKLQERIMLKRVFVRQPDQVKPSHKI, encoded by the coding sequence ATGGGACTGATCCAAATTGGTCGTCATAGCAAGGACAGCGCCCCCGACATCGTCACTACAACGGTGGAAAAGGCGGTCAATTGGGCTCGCAAGGGATCGCTGTGGCCTATGACGTTTGGCCTGGCCTGCTGTGCAATCGAAATGATTGCCGCAGTCTCGTCACGGTACGATATGGACCGCTATGGTGCCGGTGTGTTCCGGGCCTCGCCACGCCAGTCCGATCTGATGCTCGTGGCCGGTACAGTTTGCCGACGGATGGCCCCCGTCATTCGAAAACTGTACGATCAGATGCCTGAGCCGAAATATGTCATCGCGATGGGATCTTGCGCCACGTCAGGCAATATCTACGACAGTTATAGCGTCGTCCAGGGTGTCGATCGTTTCGTGCCAGTCGATATCTATGTGCCCGGTTGCCCTCCCACGCCTGAGGCGCTCTTTGACGGTATCCTCAAGCTACAAGAGCGAATCATGCTAAAGCGTGTGTTCGTGAGACAACCGGATCAGGTCAAGCCTAGCCACAAAATATAG
- a CDS encoding NADH-quinone oxidoreductase subunit C, whose amino-acid sequence MQQLASRLEESFATGFVKAVEWRGELAVTVMRDRLHDVAQFLRDDPAMDFDYIVHVSSVDWPDDDDRFEVVYEFYSIKKCHRIRLKTRVPESDCIVDSLTDLWKGADFMEREVYDMMGIRFRHHPDLRRILLPDDYSEGYPLRKDFPLRGKGWRDTFEFLDETTR is encoded by the coding sequence TTGCAGCAACTGGCCAGCCGACTTGAAGAAAGCTTTGCCACCGGCTTCGTAAAGGCCGTCGAATGGCGTGGCGAGCTTGCCGTGACCGTGATGCGGGATCGACTCCATGACGTTGCACAATTCCTTCGTGACGACCCGGCCATGGACTTCGATTATATTGTGCATGTGAGTTCGGTCGATTGGCCCGACGACGACGATCGGTTTGAAGTCGTGTATGAGTTCTACTCCATCAAGAAGTGCCATCGCATCAGGCTCAAGACCAGGGTACCAGAATCGGACTGTATCGTGGATTCCCTCACGGATCTCTGGAAGGGCGCGGATTTTATGGAGCGCGAAGTGTACGACATGATGGGAATCCGCTTCCGGCATCATCCGGATCTCCGACGGATCCTTTTACCGGACGATTACTCAGAAGGCTATCCGCTACGGAAAGATTTTCCGCTCCGTGGCAAGGGCTGGCGCGACACGTTTGAGTTCCTCGACGAAACGACTCGATAG
- the nuoD gene encoding NADH dehydrogenase (quinone) subunit D: MAIEDQRTTVYKIDPAHPESETLPTLRSEELLLNMGPQHPATHGVLKVILELEGERLVKSTPVLGYLHRGVEKLAEDGTYHQFIPHTDRLDYVCAMYNNFAYCRAVEKLMNITVPDRAEYLRTIVAEIQRIIGHQFWLGTQALDIGAMGVFFYCFRDREILMDWFDELCGARLTTSWYRIGGVERDFTPSLFGKLKQFLDYFPPKIDEYVVFLEKNRIWLGRTKGVAIISAEDAVSFGLSGPTLRGSGVDYDLRKAEPYSAYAKCEFSVPLGKNGDTYDRYWIRVQELYESIKIIRQCLEQMQDGPIMADVPSVTLPPKQRVFTNLESMIQQFKLFSQGFDAPPGEIYCGTEAHKGELGFYIVSTGGGKPYRLKIRAPSFIHMGAFDHMSRGYMISDAVTIFGTYDIVMGECDR; encoded by the coding sequence ATGGCCATAGAAGATCAGCGAACAACCGTCTACAAAATCGATCCGGCTCACCCGGAAAGCGAGACTCTCCCAACGTTACGTTCAGAGGAACTCTTGCTCAACATGGGGCCTCAACACCCTGCGACTCACGGGGTATTGAAAGTCATTCTCGAATTGGAAGGAGAACGCCTCGTCAAATCGACTCCTGTACTGGGATATTTGCACCGCGGTGTGGAGAAGCTGGCAGAAGACGGCACTTATCACCAATTTATTCCCCACACCGACCGGTTGGACTATGTCTGCGCGATGTACAACAATTTTGCATACTGCCGCGCGGTCGAGAAGCTTATGAATATCACCGTGCCCGACCGTGCAGAATATCTACGCACCATCGTGGCGGAGATACAACGGATCATCGGGCATCAGTTTTGGCTCGGTACCCAGGCCCTCGACATCGGAGCCATGGGCGTCTTTTTCTATTGTTTCCGGGACCGGGAAATTCTGATGGACTGGTTCGACGAACTCTGCGGCGCGCGCCTCACAACCAGTTGGTATCGCATCGGCGGCGTTGAGCGAGACTTCACGCCCTCGCTGTTCGGGAAGCTGAAGCAGTTTCTGGACTATTTTCCGCCGAAAATAGACGAGTATGTGGTGTTCCTCGAAAAGAACCGAATCTGGCTCGGAAGGACCAAGGGAGTGGCCATCATCTCGGCGGAAGACGCGGTGAGTTTCGGGCTGAGCGGGCCGACGCTCCGTGGCTCTGGTGTCGACTACGACCTCCGTAAGGCCGAGCCCTATTCGGCCTATGCGAAATGCGAATTCAGTGTGCCTCTCGGTAAGAACGGTGACACGTATGATCGGTATTGGATTCGCGTTCAAGAACTGTACGAGAGCATCAAAATCATCCGGCAATGCCTGGAACAGATGCAGGATGGACCTATTATGGCTGATGTGCCGAGCGTGACGTTGCCGCCGAAGCAACGAGTCTTTACGAATTTGGAGTCCATGATCCAGCAATTCAAGCTGTTCTCGCAGGGCTTCGACGCTCCTCCGGGGGAAATCTATTGCGGGACCGAAGCGCACAAGGGGGAATTGGGATTCTACATCGTCAGCACCGGCGGCGGGAAACCCTACCGCTTGAAAATTCGCGCCCCCTCTTTTATTCACATGGGCGCCTTCGACCATATGTCCAGGGGCTATATGATCTCCGATGCGGTCACGATCTTCGGGACCTATGACATAGTGATGGGGGAGTGTGACAGATAA
- a CDS encoding molybdopterin-dependent oxidoreductase: MGLKPATNPEVEAAEIELSIDGKSVMAKSGVSLYDVISSTGKIIPAMCYHYTFDPFGSCGMCLVMQEGKKAPVRSCSAKATAGMIIRTEGDDLFQARKKAVEKHLSVHPLDCPVCDADGQCELQDTAFQHGVTNLANAKQKFIPEDTRSPALDFNMNRCIACAECINVCKDVLMIDALQFMKKGGFNQVVPKGDLALSCEFCGDCLAVCPVGAITNKFSKYLYKPWQMKKTTTTCNYCGDGCQMYLETKDAEVVRVTSPLSWKNKWGDRADTAKGHGGLCVRGRFGFEYIDSPARLKQPLLRKGNQLVESPWLETMHQVVDRFSEIQRKHGPDAIAGLITARCTNEELYLFQKLMRAGFRTNHLDSSARYGHLNFVQASRHALGIGRNPNDWEDLTKAKAVILIGSNITETNPLTAVRIKEAIRVYKAQVVVLDSAITNIAKLASHPILIKPGTEGLVIDGIVKATLELDLIDDNSTQKYPSAFKALKEAVAHISLEQVAAQTGMPVESLKETAAIFAVAPRSIIICAEGIVRRPDGYQNVMKLIDLAWITGKLGRPGCGVNTLTEEPNEQGAVDMGVAPEYLPGQSSFNDQEARDRFAKAWGVTLPAAGSGANLTEILKRCRNGQIRALYVIGENPLATLPTSMEVRAALDRLELLVVQDPFLTETARMAHAVLPACTFAEKDGTFTNLEGRVLRVREALDPIGESLPDWHIMTALANALGCQWEYASSNDIQAEIMKLLPGYYNLGQPRKVAPTRDSYFLDDYAADAAARYRISTPIDSKNERPFVLLMGQALYHSGKMSTKAPGLITIGPNTGRLRMNPQDMERLAVGEGMTVRLTSDCGSLQLAVQPDQSIGPLTCFFPEHFNEPPVKDLMSVQIDPVTGVPSFKQTSVTIEKV; the protein is encoded by the coding sequence ATGGGACTAAAGCCAGCAACTAATCCTGAGGTGGAAGCAGCCGAGATCGAACTGTCGATCGACGGAAAGTCTGTGATGGCAAAGAGCGGGGTCTCGCTCTATGACGTCATCTCGAGCACGGGAAAGATTATCCCCGCCATGTGCTACCACTATACCTTCGATCCATTCGGCTCTTGTGGCATGTGTTTGGTCATGCAGGAAGGCAAGAAGGCGCCTGTTCGTTCCTGCTCTGCCAAAGCGACCGCCGGGATGATCATCAGGACAGAGGGAGATGATCTCTTCCAAGCCAGGAAAAAGGCCGTGGAAAAACATCTCTCGGTCCATCCCCTCGACTGCCCTGTCTGTGACGCCGACGGTCAATGTGAACTGCAAGACACAGCCTTTCAGCATGGGGTGACGAACCTGGCGAACGCGAAACAGAAATTTATTCCGGAAGATACTCGCAGCCCCGCGCTCGACTTTAATATGAACCGTTGCATTGCCTGCGCGGAATGCATCAACGTGTGCAAAGACGTGCTGATGATCGACGCGCTTCAGTTCATGAAAAAGGGGGGGTTCAATCAAGTCGTGCCAAAGGGAGATCTCGCACTGTCCTGTGAGTTTTGCGGGGACTGTCTCGCCGTCTGCCCGGTCGGCGCCATCACGAACAAGTTCTCAAAATATTTGTACAAGCCGTGGCAGATGAAGAAAACAACCACGACGTGTAATTACTGCGGGGATGGTTGTCAGATGTACCTTGAGACCAAGGATGCTGAAGTGGTCCGCGTGACCTCGCCGCTGTCCTGGAAGAACAAATGGGGCGACAGGGCCGATACGGCTAAAGGGCACGGTGGACTCTGTGTTCGGGGGCGCTTCGGGTTCGAGTACATCGATAGTCCGGCACGTCTGAAACAACCGCTCCTTCGCAAAGGCAATCAACTCGTTGAATCCCCGTGGCTCGAGACCATGCACCAGGTGGTTGATCGGTTCTCAGAAATTCAACGGAAGCACGGACCTGACGCGATTGCCGGCTTAATCACGGCCCGTTGCACGAATGAAGAACTCTATCTCTTCCAGAAACTCATGCGCGCCGGGTTTCGGACCAACCATCTTGACAGCAGCGCCCGCTACGGCCACCTCAATTTCGTGCAGGCCTCTCGGCATGCTTTGGGAATAGGGCGGAATCCAAACGACTGGGAAGATCTGACGAAAGCCAAAGCCGTGATACTCATTGGCTCGAACATCACGGAAACAAACCCACTCACGGCCGTTCGCATCAAAGAGGCGATTCGTGTCTATAAAGCGCAAGTGGTGGTCCTTGATTCTGCCATCACGAACATCGCCAAGCTGGCGTCCCATCCGATCCTGATCAAGCCCGGAACAGAAGGCCTCGTGATCGATGGGATCGTGAAGGCCACCCTGGAGCTGGATTTAATCGATGACAACAGTACTCAGAAGTATCCATCGGCATTCAAGGCTTTGAAGGAGGCCGTGGCCCACATATCGCTGGAGCAGGTGGCCGCGCAGACCGGCATGCCGGTCGAGTCATTGAAAGAAACTGCGGCGATCTTTGCCGTAGCACCCAGATCCATCATCATCTGTGCCGAAGGGATTGTTCGGCGCCCCGACGGTTATCAGAACGTCATGAAACTGATTGACCTGGCCTGGATCACGGGCAAGCTGGGCCGGCCCGGCTGTGGGGTGAATACGCTTACGGAAGAGCCCAATGAGCAGGGTGCGGTGGATATGGGGGTTGCGCCGGAATACCTTCCCGGTCAAAGCTCATTCAACGATCAGGAAGCACGCGACCGGTTTGCCAAGGCCTGGGGTGTCACGCTTCCGGCGGCTGGGTCCGGCGCGAATCTCACAGAGATCCTCAAGCGCTGCAGGAACGGTCAAATCAGGGCCCTCTATGTGATCGGAGAAAATCCGCTTGCTACGTTGCCCACATCGATGGAGGTCCGTGCAGCATTGGATCGATTGGAGTTACTCGTCGTCCAGGATCCATTTTTGACTGAAACTGCCCGCATGGCCCATGCCGTGCTCCCTGCTTGTACCTTTGCGGAAAAAGACGGGACTTTCACAAATCTGGAAGGGCGAGTCCTGCGGGTTCGTGAAGCCCTCGATCCCATCGGGGAAAGTTTGCCGGATTGGCACATCATGACGGCGCTGGCTAATGCACTAGGCTGTCAGTGGGAGTACGCCTCTTCGAACGATATTCAAGCCGAGATCATGAAACTGCTTCCCGGGTACTACAACCTTGGGCAACCGCGCAAGGTTGCACCGACCAGGGATTCCTATTTCTTGGACGACTATGCGGCCGATGCGGCGGCGCGCTACCGAATCTCCACGCCGATAGACTCCAAAAATGAGCGACCTTTTGTGTTGCTGATGGGACAAGCCTTGTACCATTCAGGTAAGATGTCGACCAAAGCCCCAGGGCTCATCACGATCGGTCCGAATACCGGACGACTCAGGATGAATCCACAAGATATGGAACGTCTTGCAGTGGGTGAGGGGATGACGGTACGGCTCACATCGGATTGCGGTTCTCTGCAATTGGCGGTGCAGCCCGATCAATCCATCGGGCCGCTGACGTGCTTCTTTCCGGAGCATTTCAATGAGCCGCCGGTGAAAGACCTGATGTCGGTCCAGATTGATCCGGTGACCGGAGTCCCCTCGTTCAAGCAGACCAGCGTGACGATCGAAAAAGTGTAA
- the nuoI gene encoding NADH-quinone oxidoreductase subunit NuoI yields MSVATLTKQILRAALFYEIWDAMKVTFKHMFHKPITFQYPREQRTLPDTHRGALALLRYDDHRERCVGCDLCEAACPSRCIKVISSEDAERPLQRFASEFYIDITKCVFCGYCVEACPVNALAMTKVYEFSTHDKRTLLFDKKRLYEIGERHLEDAKKYLYAHNQEANVEESREYRYYFPQSVLKPTQPPPKHLG; encoded by the coding sequence ATGAGCGTTGCCACACTGACAAAGCAGATCCTCAGAGCCGCGTTGTTCTATGAGATCTGGGACGCGATGAAAGTCACGTTCAAACACATGTTTCACAAGCCCATCACCTTTCAGTATCCACGAGAGCAACGCACCCTTCCCGATACTCACCGGGGGGCACTCGCACTCTTGCGCTATGACGATCACCGGGAACGCTGTGTCGGCTGTGACCTCTGTGAGGCGGCTTGTCCGTCTCGCTGTATCAAGGTCATCAGCTCGGAGGACGCGGAGCGTCCGCTGCAACGATTTGCCAGCGAGTTTTACATCGACATTACGAAATGCGTCTTTTGCGGCTACTGTGTCGAGGCTTGTCCGGTCAATGCGTTGGCGATGACAAAGGTGTATGAGTTCTCGACCCACGATAAACGCACCTTACTGTTCGATAAGAAGAGGCTGTACGAAATCGGTGAACGCCATCTCGAAGATGCAAAAAAATACTTGTACGCGCATAATCAAGAAGCGAATGTTGAGGAAAGCAGGGAATATCGCTATTACTTCCCGCAATCGGTACTGAAACCGACTCAACCACCCCCTAAGCATCTAGGCTGA
- a CDS encoding NADH-quinone oxidoreductase subunit J, which translates to MVVVFFTYFALASIAAGVLTVALKHPVHCGLALLALLVHVSGLFILLNAEFIWAMQVIAYAGAILVLYLFVLMLMNLKTDDRYFHSSYLYFLVPAVIGSLYVLALLVRSPFGGAKGNATTAVVLQDGDTHAVGITMFSDYLLQFEIVGVFLLGAVIGAIVLAKTPKPINKENKA; encoded by the coding sequence ATGGTTGTCGTTTTCTTTACCTACTTCGCCCTGGCCAGTATTGCTGCAGGTGTCTTGACAGTCGCGCTCAAGCATCCTGTGCATTGCGGTCTGGCGCTTCTGGCCCTCTTGGTTCACGTCTCCGGACTCTTCATCCTCCTCAATGCCGAGTTTATCTGGGCCATGCAGGTCATCGCGTACGCCGGTGCGATCCTCGTCTTGTACCTCTTCGTCCTGATGCTCATGAACTTGAAGACCGATGACCGCTATTTCCACTCCTCCTATCTGTACTTTCTGGTTCCTGCAGTCATCGGGTCCTTGTACGTGTTGGCGCTCCTGGTCCGGTCACCCTTCGGGGGCGCAAAGGGCAACGCGACGACTGCAGTGGTCCTTCAGGATGGCGATACCCACGCGGTCGGGATCACGATGTTCAGCGACTATCTGTTGCAGTTCGAAATCGTTGGAGTATTCCTGTTGGGCGCCGTCATCGGAGCGATCGTGCTGGCAAAAACCCCCAAACCGATCAACAAAGAAAATAAGGCGTAA
- the nuoK gene encoding NADH-quinone oxidoreductase subunit NuoK has translation MVPLSAYIAVGAVLFITGLLGVLIRRNFIIVLMSVEIMLNAANINLVAFSYYLESMAGQLVALFIIAIAAGEAAIGLAIIIVVFRGKISTNVDEMNLLKW, from the coding sequence ATGGTTCCTCTCAGCGCATATATTGCCGTCGGTGCCGTGCTCTTTATCACAGGCCTGCTCGGCGTCTTGATCAGACGGAACTTCATCATCGTGCTGATGTCCGTCGAGATCATGTTGAACGCGGCGAACATCAACCTCGTGGCCTTTTCCTATTACCTGGAATCAATGGCAGGTCAACTGGTGGCTCTCTTTATCATCGCCATCGCAGCAGGGGAGGCAGCCATCGGATTGGCCATCATCATCGTCGTATTCCGTGGAAAGATCTCCACGAACGTAGACGAGATGAACCTCTTAAAATGGTAA